The following proteins are encoded in a genomic region of Oceaniferula marina:
- a CDS encoding UDP-N-acetylmuramoyl-tripeptide--D-alanyl-D-alanine ligase, producing the protein MKPLTIEEIRSATGGELVGEDTGVMVHEVSTDSRHLTQGALFIALRGDNFDGHAFLQAAVDAGAACLLVDHLPEGWDSAALPCIVVGDTLNGLQRLAYWYRRQLDIRVVGITGSNGKTSVKDFTASVLSQQFRVNATKGNLNNHIGLPLSVLSADEADQVCVWEMGMNHSGEIAPLCEICAPEFGIITNIGTAHIEFLGSRQGIAEEKSALARALPDQGTLIVTASCDYVDYLIERTHSKVIVAGNCRGAVRAEKLRLTDSGSAFDLSIDGEDSVPVEIGVCGKHMVNNALLAAAAGHALGMSAETIARGLNACVLTSGRLRRYESAGVSVIDDTYNANPDSVIAAIETLSELPVDEKSRRIVVLGMMAELGVHADREHRRVGELAAEKGLQVVSVGKAAMQINLGAKEVSQTSQHFDERDDAAQWLKEYTQSGDCVLFKGSRMAGMEQVMHQAFPQEQSIPQAS; encoded by the coding sequence ATGAAACCATTGACTATTGAAGAAATCAGATCAGCCACAGGCGGAGAGCTTGTGGGTGAAGATACCGGTGTCATGGTTCATGAAGTTTCGACCGATTCAAGGCACCTCACCCAAGGGGCGTTATTCATTGCCTTGCGGGGTGATAATTTTGACGGGCATGCTTTTTTACAGGCGGCGGTAGATGCCGGGGCGGCATGCCTGCTGGTGGATCATCTACCGGAGGGGTGGGACAGCGCTGCGTTACCATGCATCGTGGTTGGGGACACCTTGAATGGGCTGCAACGCTTGGCCTATTGGTATCGTCGCCAGTTGGATATTCGGGTTGTCGGGATCACGGGGTCGAATGGAAAAACCAGCGTGAAAGACTTTACGGCCTCGGTTCTCTCCCAGCAGTTTCGGGTGAATGCCACGAAGGGAAACCTGAACAACCATATTGGATTACCTCTCAGCGTTTTATCGGCGGATGAAGCTGATCAAGTTTGTGTGTGGGAGATGGGCATGAATCATTCCGGGGAAATTGCTCCCCTTTGTGAGATTTGTGCACCCGAGTTTGGAATTATTACCAATATCGGGACGGCGCATATTGAATTTCTTGGATCACGACAGGGAATCGCCGAAGAGAAAAGTGCTTTGGCCAGGGCCTTGCCAGATCAAGGAACCTTGATTGTCACGGCAAGCTGCGATTATGTGGATTACCTGATCGAACGCACCCACTCCAAGGTGATCGTGGCTGGAAACTGCCGGGGCGCGGTGAGGGCTGAAAAGTTAAGGTTAACAGATAGTGGATCGGCCTTTGATCTGAGCATTGATGGGGAAGACAGTGTCCCCGTAGAAATCGGAGTGTGTGGAAAGCATATGGTGAACAATGCGCTGCTCGCTGCTGCGGCAGGTCACGCTCTCGGGATGTCCGCTGAAACGATTGCCCGAGGATTGAATGCCTGTGTATTGACCAGTGGCCGTTTGCGTCGCTATGAAAGTGCCGGGGTCAGTGTGATCGACGATACGTATAATGCGAATCCAGACTCGGTGATCGCTGCGATTGAAACGTTGTCCGAGCTTCCTGTGGATGAAAAATCACGTCGGATCGTCGTTCTGGGAATGATGGCAGAGTTGGGTGTGCACGCGGATCGCGAACATCGTCGGGTGGGAGAACTCGCAGCAGAAAAAGGACTGCAAGTTGTGAGTGTCGGTAAGGCCGCGATGCAAATCAATCTGGGAGCCAAGGAAGTCAGCCAAACAAGCCAACATTTTGATGAGCGGGATGATGCCGCACAGTGGTTAAAGGAATACACTCAGTCTGGTGACTGCGTCCTGTTCAAGGGAAGTAGGATGGCCGGTATGGAGCAGGTGATGCATCAGGCGTTTCCTCAGGAACAATCAATACCTCAAGCAAGCTAA
- a CDS encoding UDP-N-acetylmuramoyl-L-alanyl-D-glutamate--2,6-diaminopimelate ligase → MQLRQLIQSLPKATIDGPQDQEITGVFADSRQIEPGGVFVAVRGSELDGQKFVADAIERGAAAIVSEVAPEPGVTDRVCWAHVPDARAAVAAMACAYYEDPSAKMNIVGITGTNGKTTTAFLVHSIMQKVWTRAGLLGTVQVDDGEAVRPATHTTPGALELQAEFQTMHDNACRGVAMEVSSHALEQKRVDGTQFDVAVFSNFTQDHLDYHGTMEAYYEAKRRLFDLMESQVGEKKTTAVINIDDPYGQRLIEEFKGRLHILSYGHGVHADLRLGREVQTVRGTEFQVTYKDREYLVRTPYIGRFNVYNCGAALAASIACGIKARSAVRALADAPQVPGRMENVGSRDGATVFVDYAHTPDALEHACAALRELQPKRLITVFGCGGDRDQSKRKLMGKAAAEASDLCVVTSDNPRSEDPREIIRHIEVGMEGKRYQVIPDRSLAIRVAVNVSEEGDIILIAGKGHETYQEIDGKRIDFDDRRAAYQALKTKSV, encoded by the coding sequence ATGCAATTACGTCAACTTATTCAATCTTTGCCCAAGGCGACCATCGACGGTCCTCAGGATCAGGAAATCACCGGAGTCTTCGCCGATTCACGTCAGATCGAGCCCGGAGGCGTCTTTGTGGCTGTGCGCGGGAGTGAGCTGGATGGCCAGAAGTTTGTCGCCGACGCCATCGAACGTGGCGCTGCTGCAATCGTTTCGGAGGTGGCTCCCGAGCCCGGCGTGACGGATCGCGTTTGCTGGGCACATGTGCCGGATGCTCGAGCTGCGGTTGCCGCCATGGCCTGCGCCTATTATGAGGACCCCTCGGCCAAGATGAATATTGTCGGGATCACCGGAACGAATGGTAAAACCACCACCGCGTTTTTGGTGCATTCCATCATGCAAAAAGTGTGGACTCGTGCTGGTTTGTTAGGAACCGTGCAAGTGGATGATGGTGAGGCCGTTCGCCCAGCCACACACACGACTCCCGGGGCTCTCGAACTTCAGGCCGAATTCCAGACGATGCATGACAATGCCTGTCGGGGAGTGGCGATGGAAGTTTCTTCCCATGCCCTTGAGCAGAAGCGGGTGGATGGTACCCAGTTTGATGTTGCCGTTTTTTCTAACTTCACCCAAGACCACCTTGATTACCATGGCACCATGGAGGCTTATTACGAAGCCAAACGTCGCTTGTTTGATTTGATGGAATCTCAAGTCGGTGAAAAGAAAACCACCGCCGTGATTAACATCGATGACCCTTATGGTCAGCGCTTGATCGAAGAGTTTAAAGGACGTCTGCATATCCTGAGTTACGGTCACGGTGTGCATGCGGATTTAAGGTTGGGGAGAGAAGTTCAGACGGTGCGCGGAACCGAATTTCAAGTAACATACAAAGACAGGGAGTATTTGGTTCGCACCCCTTACATCGGTCGCTTCAATGTTTATAATTGTGGTGCGGCTTTGGCGGCATCCATTGCTTGCGGGATTAAAGCTCGAAGCGCGGTGCGGGCGTTGGCCGACGCACCACAGGTGCCGGGACGAATGGAAAATGTTGGATCACGCGATGGCGCGACGGTTTTTGTGGATTATGCACACACACCGGACGCACTTGAGCATGCCTGTGCAGCGTTGAGAGAACTTCAGCCGAAGCGTCTGATCACTGTATTCGGATGTGGCGGTGACCGTGATCAGAGCAAACGTAAGTTGATGGGTAAAGCTGCGGCTGAAGCCAGTGACCTCTGTGTGGTGACCTCGGACAACCCACGCTCGGAAGACCCCCGTGAGATCATCCGTCATATTGAGGTTGGCATGGAAGGGAAACGTTACCAGGTCATTCCCGACCGCAGTTTGGCGATCCGTGTTGCTGTGAATGTCTCTGAGGAAGGCGACATTATTCTCATCGCTGGCAAAGGACACGAAACCTATCAGGAAATTGACGGTAAACGGATTGATTTTGATGATCGCCGAGCAGCCTATCAGGCGTTGAAAACCAAATCGGTTTAA
- a CDS encoding peptidoglycan D,D-transpeptidase FtsI family protein produces MNLKSFRRRCLFLCLTFVVGLSALSARLIYLQVIKADDYAKMSDRVSIRKEILRANRGCIVDTNNQLIARNIPRALMALDKKLLMDTGPASLSLANLELRGSDEWNEWDARARDRNIRSRASRLKDEMPAEDIVQQHIEHVISTFARPLGMTREELRLCMQLDQEKKKYVVIKKDLSEDEAYKLKQLGREHSIVHAFHYEESQKRWYVMPEMASHIIGYTDHQSEGKAGIESRMNRYMAGHDGYVKNHRDKFDLLAVAKPQEISPPRHGLNIQLTLDMGLQAILEEELEAGLREFYAEKGSIVLMNPHTGEVLAMASYPSYNLNTREDVVKNGFDFATQAIYEPGSTFKVIAAAGALDKGLVSPQTEIFCHYGLYRNGSVRVPDHHPYGNLTVEQVLAKSSNPGAYKLALLLGRKNYYDYVSAFGFGKKTNIAMAGESAGVVRNTGNPTDFSRVSYGYAVSVTPLQVACAYSAIANGGRLMRPLLVKSIMANDGTVVMNYKPEPVRRVLKERTAMQMLKALATVVDIKGTAKRAKVEGYQVAGKTGTSKKLDFKNGGYLDGRYTVSFAGMMPAEKPAFVCVVVVDDPQTTEVKRYGGTIAAPIFAKVAKRVANRMGLKPTEPIEPKETTEPLAQTHH; encoded by the coding sequence ATGAACCTCAAGTCTTTCCGCCGCCGTTGCCTGTTTCTCTGCCTGACCTTCGTGGTCGGGCTGAGTGCGTTATCGGCACGTTTGATTTACTTACAGGTTATCAAGGCGGACGACTATGCCAAAATGTCGGATCGGGTGTCGATTCGGAAGGAGATTTTGCGGGCGAACCGCGGCTGTATTGTCGATACCAACAACCAGTTGATTGCGCGTAATATCCCTCGGGCCTTGATGGCCTTGGATAAAAAATTGTTGATGGATACCGGTCCGGCCTCGCTGTCGTTGGCGAACCTCGAATTGCGTGGATCCGATGAGTGGAATGAGTGGGATGCTCGAGCCCGTGACCGCAATATTCGTAGCCGCGCATCCCGATTGAAGGACGAGATGCCTGCCGAGGACATAGTGCAGCAGCATATCGAACATGTGATTAGCACCTTTGCCCGTCCCTTGGGGATGACGCGAGAGGAGTTACGTTTGTGTATGCAGCTCGATCAGGAAAAGAAGAAATATGTTGTGATCAAAAAAGATCTCTCCGAAGACGAGGCATACAAGTTGAAGCAGTTGGGTCGCGAACACAGCATTGTGCATGCCTTTCACTATGAGGAGTCCCAAAAACGTTGGTATGTGATGCCGGAGATGGCGTCTCACATTATTGGATACACGGACCACCAATCGGAGGGTAAAGCGGGGATCGAGAGCCGGATGAACCGTTACATGGCCGGGCACGATGGCTACGTCAAAAACCACCGGGATAAATTTGATCTTCTGGCCGTGGCCAAACCGCAGGAAATCAGTCCGCCTAGGCACGGTCTGAACATTCAGCTGACCTTGGATATGGGGCTGCAGGCGATCCTCGAAGAGGAGCTTGAGGCCGGGCTGCGTGAGTTTTATGCCGAAAAAGGGAGCATCGTCCTGATGAATCCCCACACCGGAGAGGTATTGGCGATGGCCAGTTATCCGAGCTACAACCTGAACACCCGTGAAGACGTGGTAAAAAATGGTTTCGATTTTGCCACTCAGGCGATTTACGAGCCGGGGTCGACCTTCAAGGTGATTGCTGCTGCCGGGGCTCTCGATAAAGGATTGGTGTCTCCGCAAACTGAGATTTTTTGCCACTACGGGCTTTACCGCAATGGCTCGGTCAGAGTTCCGGACCATCACCCGTATGGCAATTTGACGGTTGAACAGGTTCTGGCAAAATCTAGTAACCCTGGGGCTTACAAGCTGGCTTTATTGCTGGGTCGCAAAAATTATTACGACTACGTCAGTGCCTTTGGTTTTGGGAAAAAGACCAACATTGCGATGGCCGGAGAGAGTGCCGGAGTAGTTAGGAATACTGGCAATCCGACCGATTTTTCTAGGGTTTCCTATGGTTACGCCGTGAGTGTGACACCTCTTCAGGTGGCATGTGCGTATTCGGCCATTGCCAACGGGGGAAGGTTGATGCGGCCTCTCTTGGTGAAGTCGATCATGGCCAATGACGGTACGGTTGTCATGAACTATAAGCCGGAGCCCGTCCGTCGAGTGCTCAAGGAACGGACCGCGATGCAGATGCTCAAGGCATTGGCCACGGTGGTGGATATCAAAGGAACCGCAAAGCGGGCCAAAGTGGAAGGATATCAAGTGGCAGGTAAGACGGGAACCTCCAAGAAACTGGATTTTAAAAATGGAGGGTATTTGGACGGTCGCTACACGGTTTCTTTTGCCGGCATGATGCCCGCTGAAAAACCTGCCTTTGTCTGTGTGGTTGTAGTTGACGATCCTCAGACGACCGAAGTAAAGCGCTACGGGGGAACCATTGCCGCACCCATCTTCGCGAAGGTGGCCAAGCGGGTGGCCAATCGTATGGGGCTGAAGCCCACCGAGCCGATTGAACCCAAGGAAACCACCGAGCCTCTGGCTCAAACCCATCACTAA
- the rsmH gene encoding 16S rRNA (cytosine(1402)-N(4))-methyltransferase RsmH has protein sequence MLFNDQRPVAAGVGMTWRESRPGAAACFFSENSETREGVAVTADGSEGAAGYHVPVLLSEVMHFMAPGKGKLLVDGTLGGGGHTEAMLQAGAQVIGVDQDDQALTYAGERLQGFGERFLALRGNFSEMPELLEQHGESKVDGILVDIGVSSWQLDEAERGFSFAKEGPLDMRMDRSQSQTAADLVNESSEQELKQIFRNYGEERAAGRIARRIVERRAKQAFVSTTDLAEFISSFIPRGGKSHPATRVFQALRIAVNDELGVLERFLENAVKLLRPGGRLVVITFHSLEDRIVKRFMKHVSTPEIDRKEWPAPRPNPDYQFQLLTRKPVIATGQELELNPRARSAKLRAAEKNERIAV, from the coding sequence ATGTTGTTTAATGACCAAAGACCAGTAGCCGCCGGAGTCGGGATGACTTGGAGGGAGTCCCGTCCCGGCGCTGCTGCTTGTTTTTTTTCAGAGAACTCGGAGACTAGGGAAGGTGTTGCTGTGACTGCAGATGGATCCGAAGGTGCAGCGGGCTATCATGTTCCGGTGCTCTTGTCCGAAGTGATGCACTTTATGGCCCCGGGCAAAGGGAAGTTATTGGTCGACGGTACCCTTGGTGGTGGAGGACACACCGAAGCCATGTTGCAGGCCGGAGCTCAGGTGATCGGGGTTGATCAGGATGATCAGGCTCTGACCTATGCAGGAGAGCGGTTGCAGGGGTTTGGTGAGCGCTTCCTCGCCTTGCGTGGAAATTTTTCCGAGATGCCGGAGTTGCTCGAGCAGCACGGAGAGTCGAAAGTTGACGGCATTCTGGTTGATATTGGTGTTTCTTCCTGGCAGTTGGACGAAGCCGAGCGTGGGTTTTCCTTTGCCAAGGAAGGGCCACTCGACATGCGCATGGACCGGAGTCAGAGCCAGACAGCCGCTGATTTGGTTAACGAATCTTCCGAGCAGGAGCTGAAACAGATTTTCCGTAATTATGGCGAGGAACGGGCTGCAGGCAGAATCGCCCGGCGCATCGTCGAACGGCGGGCCAAGCAAGCATTCGTAAGCACAACGGACTTGGCGGAGTTTATTTCGTCGTTCATTCCCCGCGGTGGTAAGAGCCACCCGGCTACGCGTGTGTTTCAAGCATTGCGCATTGCGGTCAACGATGAGTTGGGCGTTCTCGAACGTTTTCTCGAAAATGCAGTGAAACTACTGCGCCCCGGTGGTCGCTTGGTCGTTATTACCTTTCACAGTTTGGAAGACCGGATTGTGAAGCGGTTTATGAAACACGTTTCCACGCCGGAGATCGATCGCAAGGAGTGGCCGGCCCCCCGGCCGAACCCGGATTACCAATTTCAATTGCTCACCCGCAAGCCGGTCATTGCGACCGGTCAGGAGCTAGAGCTCAACCCCAGGGCTCGGAGTGCCAAACTTCGGGCTGCAGAAAAAAACGAAAGGATTGCAGTATGA
- a CDS encoding division/cell wall cluster transcriptional repressor MraZ: MDAKCRVSIPSDWRMEIGGGVLRLLVSHNEKLPCLKVLTVAEFEKMQHDINTDEDMSAAERRLMIGMLFERCTKTQINEQGKLSIPKALLEHPEVNTGEEIALCGRGNYFEILSLENHKQLTAVSTERMAALNEKLGIF; the protein is encoded by the coding sequence ATGGACGCGAAATGTCGCGTATCCATTCCTAGTGATTGGCGCATGGAAATCGGTGGAGGTGTTTTACGTTTGCTGGTTTCCCATAATGAGAAGCTTCCTTGTTTGAAGGTGTTGACGGTCGCTGAGTTCGAGAAGATGCAGCATGACATCAACACGGACGAGGACATGAGTGCCGCTGAGCGACGTCTGATGATCGGCATGTTGTTTGAGCGTTGCACCAAGACGCAGATCAATGAACAAGGAAAGCTGTCGATTCCCAAGGCTCTGCTGGAGCATCCGGAAGTAAACACAGGTGAAGAGATTGCCCTGTGTGGACGTGGGAATTATTTCGAAATTTTAAGTTTGGAAAATCACAAGCAACTCACGGCTGTCTCTACCGAGCGTATGGCAGCCTTGAATGAGAAGCTTGGTATTTTCTAA
- a CDS encoding alpha/beta hydrolase translates to MRPLFQHLATTLALFILPLSAEEVELKTKTGTLKGSLESSKDMQVAVFIHPGSGPTDRNGNSASLPGKNNSLKQLAEGLKAKGIPSLRIDKRGIGASASAGPQEEKLRFEQYISDTKAWVSFLKQQGYQKIILLGHSEGALITLIAAQESQVDGYISLCGTAKSADQILLEQLRPKLKQHPALLAETESIVKTLKSGKTTTTTSPALAPIFRASVQPYLVSWMKYDPCQEIAKLKIPCLIVHGNTDIQIPVEDATRLHQHAPKSELRVIEGMNHVLKPVKGTLQQQLPSYSDPKLQIPEKLVQTITTFILNTP, encoded by the coding sequence ATGCGTCCCCTATTTCAACACCTCGCAACCACCCTAGCGCTTTTCATCCTCCCCCTCTCAGCCGAAGAAGTAGAGCTAAAAACCAAGACGGGAACCTTAAAAGGAAGCCTGGAAAGCAGCAAAGACATGCAGGTCGCGGTTTTTATTCACCCCGGCTCGGGCCCCACCGATCGCAATGGCAACTCCGCCAGCCTTCCCGGCAAAAACAACAGCCTGAAGCAATTGGCCGAGGGTTTGAAAGCCAAAGGTATCCCTTCGTTGCGTATCGATAAACGAGGCATCGGAGCCAGCGCCTCCGCAGGCCCCCAGGAGGAAAAGTTACGATTCGAACAATACATCTCCGATACCAAGGCCTGGGTCAGCTTCCTCAAACAACAAGGCTATCAGAAAATCATTCTGCTTGGCCACAGCGAGGGTGCCCTGATCACCTTGATCGCCGCCCAGGAAAGCCAGGTCGACGGCTATATCTCACTCTGTGGCACCGCCAAGTCAGCCGATCAAATCCTGCTCGAACAGCTTCGCCCCAAACTCAAGCAACACCCTGCGCTCCTAGCCGAAACAGAAAGCATCGTCAAAACCCTGAAATCAGGAAAAACCACGACGACGACCTCGCCAGCGCTGGCTCCCATTTTCCGCGCAAGCGTGCAACCCTACCTTGTTTCATGGATGAAATACGACCCCTGTCAGGAAATCGCCAAACTCAAAATCCCTTGCCTCATTGTTCACGGCAACACTGACATTCAGATCCCGGTTGAGGATGCCACCCGCCTGCACCAACACGCTCCAAAGTCAGAACTCCGGGTCATCGAGGGGATGAACCACGTGCTGAAGCCAGTCAAAGGAACGCTGCAGCAGCAGCTGCCAAGCTACTCGGACCCCAAACTCCAAATCCCGGAAAAACTCGTACAAACCATCACCACGTTCATCCTGAATACCCCGTAA
- a CDS encoding signal peptidase II — translation MTTALGNATMIRLLLVVTLPLYILDQITKWWIVLNFKEPSVVQIDGKLYGYEDTRPVIEGFFNLVRRHNQGVAFGIGNGTTWAPVVFLLVLIVAIFVILYFWKKGAFTGPSKWSAPLLMAGIVGNLTDRLLQGFWLEGYKDAGFWERLGQGYVVDFLDFFLPVVNYRWPAFNVADSCISIAAVLLFLTALTEGVKEWKEKKKDS, via the coding sequence ATGACCACGGCTCTCGGCAACGCGACAATGATCCGGCTACTTTTAGTCGTGACCTTGCCGCTTTATATTCTGGATCAAATCACCAAATGGTGGATTGTCCTCAATTTTAAAGAGCCAAGCGTGGTTCAAATCGATGGAAAACTCTACGGGTATGAGGATACTCGGCCGGTCATTGAAGGCTTTTTCAATCTGGTTCGTCGCCATAACCAAGGGGTTGCCTTTGGGATTGGTAATGGCACGACCTGGGCTCCTGTCGTCTTTTTACTCGTTTTGATCGTCGCGATTTTCGTGATTCTTTATTTCTGGAAAAAAGGCGCCTTCACCGGGCCGTCCAAGTGGTCGGCTCCCTTGTTGATGGCCGGAATTGTCGGCAATCTTACAGATCGTTTGCTGCAGGGGTTCTGGCTCGAGGGATACAAGGATGCGGGATTCTGGGAACGGCTAGGGCAGGGGTACGTCGTTGATTTCCTGGATTTTTTCCTGCCGGTCGTGAACTACCGCTGGCCAGCCTTCAATGTCGCTGACAGCTGTATCAGCATTGCTGCCGTTTTGCTCTTTTTGACCGCCCTGACCGAGGGGGTCAAAGAGTGGAAGGAAAAGAAAAAGGATTCTTGA
- the ileS gene encoding isoleucine--tRNA ligase produces MSADQTKPNYKDTLSLPETSFPMRGNLVENEPKRLQSWADQDLYQRIQKRRKDQGAPRFILHDGPPFANGDVHMGTALNKVLKDLVLKSKTMAGYETPYVPGWDCHGLPIEYKVMQDARDEEPAEVRRRCTEFAKGFIDIQRESFRRLGVFGDWENPYLTLDPGYESDIIRTFGKLVEMDAVYQSRKPVLWSYGAGTALAEAEVEYMDKKSMAAYVRFPLADAEGDLSDASMVIWTTTPWTLPANLGIAVHERFDYVCGEFGHEDGRTVKLVLAKDLLSDFAEKTGFVLKAASSEFKGGVLEGLHAQHPFLPRTSKLILANFVTTDTGTGAVHIAPGHGADDYVAGQQNDLGLLSPVDDDGKFTDECGLEELVGQHVFKTNKRITEMLAEGGNLLGQELYAHQYPHCWRSKTPIIFRAVEQFFISLKDIRGKALEEIDQVNWLPKWGRNRIYGTVEARPDWCISRQRTWGVPLPVFFSADGEAIIDPALIGKVADLVETEGTNIWFELDDAELAKRLGLPEGCRKCRDTLDVWIDSGSSHVAVLDRHPELSAPADLIIEATDQHRGWFQSSLMLSVAARGKAPYKAVMTHGFVVDTSGKKISKSGSKPINAKHYYDQFGSDIVRLWAASVDWQTEVPFSDKLFKQVTDPYRRLRNTLRILLGNIHGFDPASQSVAKQDMTLLDRWVLERLNEVIAECRDAYEHYQFRKVFNQINHFCTHELSALYIDITKDRMYCDAPDSVRRLAAQTVMFRVFDAICRLVAPILVFTADEAWEHAGHEGSVHEQDFPIVDEAFTPGEAIAQVGSLLEIRAVIQTAIEKEVQAKLFNKNNEAEVTLTLPAGHPCSDLLADREFVTEFFILADLNVVEGEEVSATAKATGHAMCPRCRRYEPLVTEVCQRCSEVV; encoded by the coding sequence ATGAGTGCGGATCAAACCAAGCCGAATTACAAAGACACCCTGAGCCTGCCGGAAACCAGTTTTCCGATGCGGGGGAATCTGGTAGAAAATGAACCCAAGCGTCTCCAGTCCTGGGCTGACCAGGACTTGTACCAGCGCATTCAAAAGCGCCGGAAAGATCAGGGCGCTCCGCGGTTTATTTTGCATGACGGCCCGCCTTTTGCGAATGGTGACGTTCACATGGGAACCGCCTTGAATAAGGTGCTCAAGGACTTGGTTTTAAAATCCAAGACCATGGCCGGGTATGAAACACCCTATGTTCCCGGTTGGGATTGTCACGGATTGCCGATTGAATACAAGGTGATGCAGGATGCCCGGGATGAGGAGCCTGCCGAGGTCCGCCGTCGGTGTACCGAATTTGCCAAAGGGTTTATTGATATTCAGCGCGAAAGTTTTCGTCGTCTCGGTGTGTTTGGTGATTGGGAGAACCCATATCTGACGCTTGACCCCGGATACGAATCCGACATTATCCGGACTTTTGGTAAGCTTGTTGAAATGGACGCCGTTTACCAAAGTCGCAAGCCGGTGCTCTGGAGTTACGGTGCCGGTACGGCTCTGGCCGAGGCCGAAGTGGAATACATGGATAAAAAGAGCATGGCCGCTTATGTTCGTTTTCCTCTGGCCGATGCCGAGGGCGATTTGAGCGATGCCTCGATGGTGATCTGGACCACAACGCCATGGACCTTGCCTGCCAACCTCGGTATTGCTGTGCACGAACGCTTTGATTATGTCTGTGGAGAGTTTGGCCACGAGGATGGCCGGACCGTTAAGTTGGTTTTAGCCAAGGACTTGCTGAGTGATTTTGCTGAGAAGACGGGTTTTGTTTTGAAGGCTGCCAGCAGCGAATTCAAAGGAGGTGTGCTCGAGGGCTTGCATGCCCAGCATCCATTTCTGCCAAGAACGTCCAAGTTGATTTTGGCCAATTTTGTCACTACGGACACCGGAACCGGGGCGGTGCATATTGCCCCCGGACATGGTGCGGATGACTACGTCGCCGGCCAGCAGAATGACCTCGGTCTGTTGTCGCCTGTGGATGATGACGGAAAGTTTACCGACGAATGCGGGCTCGAGGAGCTCGTTGGTCAGCATGTGTTTAAGACCAACAAGCGGATCACCGAGATGTTGGCCGAAGGGGGGAACCTGCTTGGACAAGAACTCTACGCCCACCAGTATCCACATTGCTGGCGTTCCAAAACGCCGATCATTTTCCGGGCTGTTGAGCAGTTCTTTATTTCGCTCAAAGACATTCGAGGCAAGGCGCTTGAAGAGATCGATCAAGTGAACTGGCTTCCCAAGTGGGGCCGCAATCGAATTTACGGAACCGTCGAGGCTCGCCCGGATTGGTGCATCAGCCGTCAGCGCACCTGGGGGGTTCCTCTTCCTGTGTTTTTCTCTGCCGATGGAGAGGCGATCATCGACCCCGCATTGATTGGCAAGGTGGCCGACTTGGTGGAAACCGAGGGCACCAATATCTGGTTCGAGCTCGACGATGCCGAACTGGCCAAGCGACTCGGTCTGCCGGAAGGATGTCGCAAGTGCCGTGATACCCTCGATGTCTGGATCGATTCCGGCTCGAGCCATGTTGCGGTGCTCGACCGCCATCCGGAACTGTCGGCTCCCGCGGATTTGATCATTGAGGCAACCGACCAGCACCGTGGCTGGTTCCAGAGCTCTCTGATGCTGAGCGTGGCAGCACGAGGTAAGGCACCATATAAAGCAGTGATGACTCACGGGTTCGTCGTCGATACTTCGGGTAAGAAAATTTCAAAATCCGGCAGTAAGCCGATCAATGCCAAGCATTACTACGATCAGTTTGGATCGGATATCGTACGTCTGTGGGCCGCGTCTGTCGACTGGCAAACAGAGGTTCCGTTTTCTGACAAGCTGTTCAAACAGGTCACGGACCCATACCGCCGACTCCGGAACACGCTCCGGATTTTACTCGGTAATATCCATGGTTTTGACCCCGCTAGTCAGTCGGTGGCGAAGCAGGATATGACGCTGCTTGACCGCTGGGTGCTCGAGCGCTTGAACGAGGTGATTGCCGAGTGCCGCGACGCCTATGAGCATTATCAATTCCGTAAGGTATTTAACCAAATCAACCATTTCTGCACCCACGAGTTGAGTGCGCTCTACATTGATATCACCAAGGACCGGATGTACTGTGATGCCCCGGATTCGGTGCGCCGCTTGGCCGCACAGACAGTGATGTTCCGCGTGTTTGACGCCATTTGCCGTTTGGTTGCTCCGATTCTGGTCTTTACTGCGGATGAAGCCTGGGAGCATGCGGGTCATGAGGGCTCTGTGCATGAGCAGGATTTCCCGATTGTGGATGAGGCCTTTACTCCTGGTGAGGCCATTGCCCAAGTGGGAAGTCTGCTTGAGATCCGTGCTGTGATTCAGACCGCCATTGAAAAAGAGGTGCAGGCCAAGCTCTTTAATAAGAACAATGAGGCCGAGGTTACTTTGACTCTGCCTGCGGGCCATCCATGTTCCGACCTGTTGGCTGATCGCGAATTTGTCACTGAATTCTTTATTCTTGCCGACCTCAATGTGGTTGAGGGTGAAGAGGTTTCAGCTACGGCGAAGGCGACCGGACATGCCATGTGCCCGCGTTGCCGTCGATACGAACCTCTGGTGACAGAGGTTTGTCAGCGGTGCAGCGAGGTTGTTTAA